The following are from one region of the Amycolatopsis sp. QT-25 genome:
- a CDS encoding NHL domain-containing thioredoxin family protein, whose product MRAPELVGDVWLNTGGERITLAGLRGRVVLLDFWTSGCVNCLHVLDELRPLEAEFADVLVTIGVHSPKFLHEGEAAAIEAAVRRYEVHHPVLNDPKMTTWSQYAVKAWPTLVVVDPEGYVVHVAAGEGHAEALRRVIADLVATHEAKGTLRRGGSPYVPAEEQRTELRFPSKAVTTAEGRILVADTGNHSIVEFASDGETIIRRFGSGERGAQDGPFDLASFTEPAGITLLPYEVAERAGYHAVVADTAGHRLRGIDLITGEVSTVAGTGRQWRDGVDTGKALEIDLTSPWDVAWWGPAGGIVVAMAGNHTLSVFEPVSGTIRRFAGTTVEGLRDGDVHEAFFAQTSGLAPHGQKLWLADAETSALRWIQPEGETFTVHTAIGVDLFSFGHVDGPADKALLQHPLGLAVLPGDTIAIADTYNGAVRRYDPLTRQVTTLASGLAEPSGLLVHDGELLVVESAGGRIGPVPLGEQAVAGDAHAVRRPPTVLAPGELEFSVVFTPPPGEKLDDRFGPSTRLEISASPPELLADGAGVGTDLFRKLRFAEGATAGVLQVVAQAASCDDGGEHPACRITRQDWGVPVRFEPGGESGLSLVMAGDPGK is encoded by the coding sequence GTGCGGGCTCCCGAGCTCGTCGGTGACGTGTGGCTCAACACCGGCGGCGAGCGGATCACGCTCGCCGGGCTGCGCGGCCGTGTCGTCCTGCTGGACTTCTGGACCAGCGGCTGCGTCAACTGCCTGCACGTGCTGGACGAGCTGCGCCCGCTGGAGGCCGAGTTCGCCGACGTCCTGGTGACCATCGGCGTGCATTCGCCGAAGTTCCTGCACGAGGGTGAGGCGGCCGCGATCGAGGCCGCCGTGCGGCGCTACGAGGTGCACCACCCGGTGCTCAACGACCCGAAGATGACCACCTGGTCGCAGTACGCGGTCAAGGCGTGGCCGACGCTGGTCGTCGTCGATCCCGAGGGGTACGTCGTCCACGTCGCCGCCGGTGAGGGGCATGCCGAGGCGCTGCGCCGGGTGATCGCCGACCTCGTCGCGACCCACGAGGCCAAGGGCACGCTGCGCCGCGGGGGCAGCCCGTACGTGCCCGCCGAGGAGCAGCGCACCGAGCTGCGGTTCCCGAGCAAGGCCGTCACCACCGCCGAAGGCCGCATCCTGGTCGCCGACACCGGCAACCACTCCATCGTCGAATTCGCGTCCGACGGCGAGACGATCATCCGCCGCTTCGGCAGTGGAGAGCGCGGTGCGCAGGACGGTCCGTTCGACCTGGCGAGCTTCACCGAGCCGGCCGGGATCACCCTGTTGCCGTACGAGGTCGCCGAACGCGCGGGCTACCACGCCGTCGTCGCCGACACGGCCGGTCACCGGTTGCGCGGTATCGACCTGATCACCGGTGAGGTCTCCACCGTCGCCGGCACCGGCCGCCAGTGGCGCGACGGCGTCGACACCGGCAAGGCGCTGGAGATCGACCTCACAAGCCCCTGGGACGTCGCCTGGTGGGGTCCTGCGGGCGGCATCGTGGTCGCCATGGCGGGCAACCACACGCTCAGCGTGTTCGAACCGGTTTCGGGCACCATCCGCCGCTTCGCCGGTACGACCGTCGAGGGCTTGCGAGACGGTGACGTCCACGAGGCGTTCTTCGCGCAAACATCCGGGCTCGCACCTCACGGGCAGAAGCTGTGGCTCGCGGACGCGGAGACCTCGGCGCTGCGCTGGATCCAGCCCGAGGGCGAGACGTTCACCGTGCACACCGCGATCGGCGTCGACCTGTTCTCCTTCGGGCACGTCGACGGCCCCGCGGACAAGGCGCTGCTGCAGCATCCGCTCGGCCTCGCCGTGCTGCCCGGCGACACCATCGCGATCGCCGACACCTACAACGGCGCCGTCCGCCGTTACGATCCGCTCACCCGCCAGGTGACCACGCTCGCGTCCGGTCTCGCGGAACCGTCCGGTCTGCTGGTGCACGACGGCGAACTGCTGGTCGTCGAGTCGGCGGGTGGCCGGATCGGGCCGGTGCCGCTCGGAGAGCAGGCCGTGGCCGGGGACGCGCACGCGGTCCGCCGTCCGCCGACCGTGCTGGCGCCGGGCGAGCTGGAGTTCTCCGTCGTGTTCACCCCGCCTCCCGGCGAGAAGCTCGACGACCGGTTCGGGCCCTCCACGCGGCTGGAGATCAGCGCGTCGCCGCCGGAACTGCTCGCCGACGGCGCGGGCGTGGGCACGGATCTGTTCCGCAAGCTCCGCTTCGCCGAAGGGGCCACCGCGGGTGTCCTGCAGGTCGTCGCGCAGGCCGCGAGCTGCGATGACGGCGGCGAGCACCCGGCCTGCCGCATCACCCGGCAGGACTGGGGCGTGCCGGTGCGGTTCGAACCCGGTGGGGAAAGCGGGCTGAGCCTGGTCATGGCGGGAGATCCGGGTAAGTAG
- a CDS encoding SRPBCC family protein gives MTEPSATGEIAIAAPPGKVYDLVSDPGALADVAEEYEGHRWVGATKEPVVGARFRGRNRRGIRRWSTLSRITDADEGKRFAFEVTTFAGLPVARWQYDIESTGDGCVAVESTWDRRPGWLRGPTSLFTGVWKRDDANRANIAATLARLKAAAESVHSTNRDQNSI, from the coding sequence ATGACGGAGCCCAGCGCCACCGGCGAGATCGCGATCGCCGCCCCGCCCGGGAAGGTGTACGACCTGGTCAGCGACCCGGGCGCACTCGCGGACGTGGCCGAAGAGTACGAAGGACACCGCTGGGTCGGTGCGACGAAGGAGCCCGTCGTCGGCGCCAGGTTCCGCGGCCGCAATCGCCGCGGGATCCGTCGTTGGAGCACCCTCTCGCGGATCACCGACGCGGACGAAGGCAAGCGGTTCGCGTTCGAGGTGACCACTTTCGCCGGGCTTCCCGTGGCGCGCTGGCAGTACGACATCGAGTCCACGGGTGACGGTTGCGTGGCCGTCGAAAGCACGTGGGATCGGCGGCCCGGCTGGCTACGCGGGCCGACGTCGCTCTTCACCGGGGTCTGGAAGCGGGACGACGCCAACCGGGCGAACATCGCGGCGACGCTGGCCCGGCTGAAGGCCGCCGCCGAGTCCGTTCACTCCACGAACCGCGACCAGAACTCGATCTGA
- a CDS encoding oxidoreductase, whose product MPGFRRNNGPRDPGEGDQNGDTSLPPLDPFDPNPDKRYEVPASELMKPGTTGLLRWRRQATNAPIVQVEDAYITGTLDLRAADIKYLFRFERCRFEHPPDVREAHLLGLVFRKCWLPGLKARNLRTRNDVRLIRSVVHVDPEHEIEETTVQRGDDRERGMPNAAVNLTDAVIEGSVVLTRTVITHPRGKAIQADRVNIVGALLAYRLVANGEVRIPGMRAGGNVNFSGATLNNRDGFALNGNGIHIGGSLLCEVDNYGPAAQRKRFSASGIVFLPSATVDSDIIFREAKLSVNQSGPIVVDAWKSNDPYIDPRPALVADRSMVNGNLELSDGMQVTGTLRMVNARIGGSLRLAGAEVQVVRGQSIPYYDRAIHLDGTTIGGDLEATSLRVPSGQLRMADITVGGNVLAWNSMFLHPRRDVFSARRAKIAGNFQLTDATVQGTLRLQGAEVGGSVNLFGTSLTEPGARTRTSYSLDVRTARIGRDLILTENKERPFVAQGGVNLDGAQVARRVDFRGARLGSLPQHGIALDGSDVSADEFLLTPATPPDGRIVLRRAHCGTLGDNEAFWASATGIELEDFRYDALQEDIALDDDRAIDHRIVLLRKAMDGYRPGPYDQLAATLRASGNEEHASTVLLKKQQFRYEALAKGFKFFGPGVHVWSWLQRSMVGYGFRPVRALGWLLTLLVLGSLWFGLGVDDCITNPKLTVSGPRCLVNQDDTGLQWNPVLYTVDLLVPIVDFGNKSRWYMHGMDNWVAAGFTASGWVLATTVAAGISRMLRRDN is encoded by the coding sequence ATGCCGGGGTTTCGGCGCAACAACGGTCCGCGCGATCCGGGGGAAGGTGACCAGAACGGTGACACGTCCCTGCCGCCGCTCGACCCGTTCGATCCGAACCCCGACAAACGGTACGAGGTCCCGGCGTCCGAGCTGATGAAGCCGGGGACGACGGGGCTGCTCCGGTGGCGGCGCCAGGCGACCAACGCGCCGATCGTGCAGGTCGAGGACGCGTACATCACCGGGACGCTCGATCTGCGCGCGGCCGACATCAAGTATCTGTTCCGGTTCGAGCGGTGCCGCTTCGAGCATCCGCCGGACGTCCGTGAGGCGCATCTGCTCGGGCTCGTGTTCCGCAAGTGCTGGCTGCCCGGGCTCAAGGCGCGCAATCTCCGTACCCGCAACGACGTCCGCCTCATCCGCAGTGTCGTGCACGTAGACCCCGAGCACGAGATCGAGGAGACCACGGTCCAGCGCGGCGACGATCGCGAGCGCGGGATGCCGAACGCGGCGGTCAACCTCACCGACGCGGTCATCGAGGGCTCGGTCGTGCTGACCCGCACGGTGATCACGCATCCGCGGGGCAAGGCGATCCAGGCCGACCGGGTCAACATCGTGGGCGCGTTGCTGGCGTATCGGTTGGTGGCCAACGGTGAAGTCCGCATCCCCGGTATGCGGGCGGGCGGTAACGTCAACTTCTCGGGCGCGACGTTGAACAACCGGGACGGCTTCGCGCTCAACGGGAACGGGATCCACATCGGCGGCAGCCTGCTGTGCGAGGTGGACAACTACGGGCCCGCCGCGCAGCGGAAACGCTTCTCCGCCAGTGGGATCGTGTTCCTGCCGAGCGCCACTGTGGACAGTGACATCATTTTCCGTGAAGCCAAGCTCTCGGTGAACCAGTCCGGGCCGATCGTCGTCGACGCGTGGAAGTCGAACGATCCGTACATCGATCCGCGACCGGCGCTGGTCGCGGATCGGTCGATGGTCAACGGGAACCTCGAGCTGAGCGACGGTATGCAGGTGACCGGGACGTTGCGGATGGTCAACGCCCGGATCGGCGGTTCACTGCGGCTGGCGGGTGCCGAGGTCCAGGTCGTCCGCGGGCAGAGCATTCCCTACTACGACCGCGCGATCCACCTCGACGGGACCACCATCGGCGGCGATCTCGAGGCGACGAGCCTGCGCGTGCCGTCCGGGCAGTTGCGCATGGCCGACATCACCGTCGGCGGCAACGTGCTGGCGTGGAACTCGATGTTCCTGCATCCGCGTCGTGACGTCTTTTCCGCGCGCCGCGCGAAGATCGCGGGCAACTTCCAGCTCACCGACGCGACCGTCCAGGGCACCCTGCGGTTGCAGGGCGCCGAGGTCGGCGGCAGCGTGAACCTCTTCGGCACGAGTTTGACCGAGCCCGGCGCACGCACGCGCACCAGTTACTCGCTGGACGTCCGCACCGCGCGGATCGGCCGGGATCTGATCCTCACCGAGAACAAGGAGCGTCCGTTCGTCGCGCAGGGCGGGGTCAACCTCGACGGCGCGCAGGTCGCCCGGCGCGTCGACTTCCGTGGCGCACGGCTCGGTTCCCTGCCACAGCACGGGATCGCGCTCGACGGCAGTGATGTCTCGGCCGACGAGTTCCTGCTCACGCCCGCCACTCCACCGGACGGCCGGATCGTGCTGCGGCGCGCGCACTGCGGGACGCTGGGCGACAACGAGGCGTTCTGGGCGTCGGCGACGGGTATCGAGTTGGAGGATTTCCGGTACGACGCACTGCAAGAGGACATCGCGCTCGACGACGACCGGGCGATCGACCATCGCATCGTGTTGCTGCGCAAGGCGATGGACGGTTACCGCCCCGGACCGTACGACCAGCTGGCGGCGACGCTGCGCGCGTCCGGTAACGAAGAGCACGCGTCCACGGTGCTGCTGAAGAAGCAGCAGTTCAGGTACGAAGCGCTCGCGAAGGGCTTCAAGTTCTTCGGCCCCGGCGTGCACGTGTGGAGCTGGTTGCAGCGGTCGATGGTCGGTTACGGCTTCCGCCCGGTGCGCGCGCTCGGCTGGTTGCTGACGCTGCTCGTGCTGGGCAGTCTGTGGTTCGGGCTCGGCGTCGACGACTGCATCACGAACCCGAAACTCACGGTGAGCGGGCCGCGGTGCCTGGTCAACCAGGACGACACGGGCCTGCAGTGGAACCCGGTGCTGTACACGGTCGACCTGCTGGTGCCGATCGTCGACTTCGGCAACAAGTCGCGCTGGTACATGCACGGCATGGACAACTGGGTCGCGGCCGGGTTCACCGCCTCGGGCTGGGTGCTGGCGACGACGGTGGCGGCCGGGATAAGCCGCATGCTCCGCCGCGACAACTGA
- a CDS encoding DUF3558 domain-containing protein — MRRRTQFLSVAITAVVVLAGGCSDQKPGTPTPVPSPTPPSAQLPRDGAPAVTDPIKNTSGAETDPCSAVKTAQVEEFGGKVEKTVTDNGGLGKNCGWIFEEGPSNVNAGMVVGNKEGLSSLYAKNAHGDFATFKPVDPIEGYPAVIYGTTGGREGFCNLAVGLRDDLVYTVVPQLYSGNPMVNDPCGLATKVAAAAIKNLKGA; from the coding sequence ATGCGCCGGCGTACCCAGTTCCTGTCCGTGGCCATCACGGCCGTTGTGGTACTCGCAGGCGGCTGCAGTGACCAGAAGCCCGGGACGCCCACTCCGGTGCCGTCACCGACCCCACCCTCGGCCCAGCTTCCGAGAGACGGAGCTCCTGCGGTCACCGACCCGATCAAGAACACGTCGGGAGCGGAGACGGATCCGTGCAGCGCGGTGAAGACGGCGCAGGTAGAAGAGTTCGGCGGAAAAGTCGAAAAGACCGTGACCGACAACGGTGGGCTCGGCAAGAACTGCGGTTGGATTTTCGAAGAGGGACCCAGCAATGTCAACGCCGGCATGGTCGTCGGCAACAAGGAAGGCCTGAGCAGCCTTTACGCCAAGAACGCGCACGGAGACTTCGCCACGTTCAAACCAGTGGACCCCATCGAGGGCTACCCCGCCGTTATCTATGGCACGACAGGGGGACGTGAGGGCTTCTGCAATCTGGCCGTCGGTCTTCGTGACGACCTCGTTTACACCGTCGTCCCACAGTTGTACTCGGGCAATCCCATGGTCAACGACCCCTGCGGCCTGGCCACCAAGGTCGCTGCCGCCGCGATCAAGAATCTCAAGGGAGCGTAG